Genomic segment of Eupeodes corollae chromosome 2, idEupCoro1.1, whole genome shotgun sequence:
ATGAAGCTTCTTTCACCACCTGGCATAACTGTCTCAGCATAGTATCTAACAGCCTTTAACATAGCATCGATGATATTCGATGAGCCTGGTGGGATTGATCCTGGTCCACTGGGATAGAAATCAACATCACCATTGCTATCCGATCCAGCACCATATGAAGTTGTGTGAATGACATCAACGAAATCAGCAACACCTCGGTTGAGTTTCGATTCCATGTGTTGTTCACCGGTGAAGATCTTTGATGGATCCAAACCAGTTACACGACGAAGTTGAATGTTCTTCTCTTGGGCGAAATGTCTTGCAGCAGAACCAGCAACATGAGCTCCAACACTGTGACCAATCAAATGAACGTTGTAGTATGGCATCACTTCGGTCATGTTCACAATAGCCTGGCCAACCATCTTTCCGGCTTCTTCAATGTCCAAAGTTGCCCAGTTATGGAAGTTAGACAGTGCATTTCCCAAATCGATAACCTAAAAATATAGATAAGTTAAAGTCTTatcttttcttaaagaaaatgaaatatggTTTCTAAACTATACTTACAATAAGACTGCCAGTGGTTGGAACATCCCATGAATTGGTGTACTGAAGTTGATTGTCATTCACTTGATAACGAGCTCTGTATGCTTCGATGACTTCGAATATGGCATCAGTTGGATCTTCGGCGTTTGATGGAACACCAGTTACGAAAATGGTCACTTCTCCAGTGCTCAATTGTGGGTAGTTACTTAAGACGGTTGCAGGGTTGTCTAGTGGAACTGAGACATTGCCATGTGGGGTGATCAGGTACATTTTAACTTCGTCCATACTTGGAGTGTATAGAGGCTCAGTGTTTGGACGAAGGTAGCTTTGTTGGGCTAGAaaagaatgtttgtttttaaaataaatttgatttactcaatgattttttgatattttaacttACCaacagttttcaacaaaaatgatgCTTGCTCCACGGGCATATTTTCCAAACTTTCAAATGAGACATTTTCCACACTTGGAGAATTTGAATCAAATTCCTGATTTGAAGCTTGATTTTGTTCCGAGTTAACTGATTGTGATTGCTGCTCCATCTCAGGCATTGGTTGGTTACCCATTACTACAGTATTGTCCATAATCTCCATACTGGAACCAATATTGGCCAAAACCAAAATTGACAATGCAATCTTAATTAGAATCATCACAAATTGTTTGCTTTAAGATGAGGTACTCCAAGAACGTGAAAAAGTGAACTAATGAAATGGAACTTTCAGAAATCAATTTATACTCCAGAATTATATCCCAAATCCCTTACAAGCATtgacaataaaaagaaataaaaacaaattgaacacAAAATGCATTTAAGCTTCTTCAGCcaaaattaattcattcatCAAATCAAAGCTAACGCATTTGGCCAAATGCATTAATGgataatatttcaatttcaagttcGTTGCCGGTGCCGGTGCTGATATagggtattttattttatgggaAAGTGATGACATGAATTCGATATTTCTTGTCAAAACGGAAACgcaatgttaacatttttttatttatgtcttgctgttgtttgttgttttaggTCTTGTACGAATagtaagtattttaaatatcatatcaaatataataatagaaaacaagTAAAATGGAGCAAAAAGGAAATAAGTGCTCCATAGCAAAatatagggttttccaataatgtGTGTTACATTGAGCAGATTCAACGACATAAAGGagttgaaagttaggcaagtttctagcatctgattggccagctgccaaaaaattaccttccattaaagcaactttaatgaaaagttgactggaaagtaagtccagaaaaatctccctaactatcaagtcaaataTACTtcaatcaaaatgacagtttataatgttttttcattcaactgaaagctgaactttattactctatgatttatttattttctgcacaactttatttcatgcttccttgtcaatttggaaaaaaaaataactaatatttatttacaatcaaaaatacaaatcgtgttGGACTTGTAGCTAGCTCAAGGGGTGTTTTTAAGAcagtaattttgtattaaagtaAAGATTTGCGAAGTagagttctgaatttgaaattcatgacgtttgaaaaactaactagttgtctTGGCCAAAGTTTACGTTGatagaatgaagttgactgcaaatgaagtcccttatgttggctgGACCTGCCCATTAAATAGCTCACTATTTAgatagctgtcacttttgaagctgttttcttttgacatttgacaagtgaaAACTACGTCGTTACTAAAAGATCAATGGTCGCATTCTCAAaactagtggctacgtagtcaaaattcaactagacTTGTCTATGCAAAACTGCACTACAAAAGTCAATCTGGaatggtcatattattgacaaatgcaaatatataaaatgagaaacatttttgatttgataactta
This window contains:
- the LOC129947681 gene encoding vitellogenin-1-like; this encodes MILIKIALSILVLANIGSSMEIMDNTVVMGNQPMPEMEQQSQSVNSEQNQASNQEFDSNSPSVENVSFESLENMPVEQASFLLKTVAQQSYLRPNTEPLYTPSMDEVKMYLITPHGNVSVPLDNPATVLSNYPQLSTGEVTIFVTGVPSNAEDPTDAIFEVIEAYRARYQVNDNQLQYTNSWDVPTTGSLIVIDLGNALSNFHNWATLDIEEAGKMVGQAIVNMTEVMPYYNVHLIGHSVGAHVAGSAARHFAQEKNIQLRRVTGLDPSKIFTGEQHMESKLNRGVADFVDVIHTTSYGAGSDSNGDVDFYPSGPGSIPPGSSNIIDAMLKAVRYYAETVMPGGERSFMGVGCNSLKNYNKHRCHGIRVPMGYTTPYDVKGDFVMKVKSKSPYGKNAKDSMKNYRMRGSAY